ATATCCTTTCACCATAGTAGTCAGGAACAGGATTCGAAAAAGATTGTGACGAAGGGTCAACTCTGTAGCGTTTAATTCTCCGCAAAAATAGTTCTTCCTTGGCTTTAAATTGAGGTAACACGGAGCGTCGAGATAAGTTGAAGACAGCGGTACCAAGGAAAGGGCCCAAAAGATAGCCTGCAGCACCACCTAACAAAACCAAACCGCCCATGACAATCACGGCATCAATTCCAAATATGGGCTTCTCGAGATCAATCTCGACATTCCCTAAATACTCTAACGTCGCAAATCCCGACAAGCCAGCCGTAAGTATTGATGCTGAGGTATTCAATACCTTGTTCTGTCTTCTCAACTTAAAGAAGTCTACCCAGTTCATTTGCAAATGCGTTGACGTTGAATTTGATCTCAGCGGGGTTCTAACAAACACACGGCATTTTGGCATCCGAATCGTGTTCATGAATGAAGGCTGCGCCCTGATACCGACTTTTCCAAAGAGCATACTTCTTCCAGTTTTATTCTTGGTGAGAAAGCTCAATTTCATAGAAGCATTGCTTTGTGCAGTATGGTGTCACCCGTAAGAAGACGCTCAACAATATGGATCTTTTTTAGCCTGTGTCGAATTACTAAATAGacatgaaaatgaagatttGACGGATTCAATCCGAGCATATAGTAGCTTGCATTCGAAGTTGGAAATCATGCACACTCAACTACGAAGCACACCCATGTTTGTGACAAGTACAGAATCGAAATTGGTCATTATGCCAGACTAAATCTACTGACGGCAACTTGAGAGGTTTTCAAATGCTTTGACGATATAGTCAGTCTACGCTAGTGATGCGTATTCTAGGTCATTGGCCTTCTTCCGCTTCTGTGGCACTCacatcttgatcaaaattTGCTTCGCCATCCAGCCATCAACTCATGAAAAACGCTTATTTTGCTATTAAGGGTACCAATATAATCATCAAACAGGTTGCACACTAGAACCTTCCCTAGATAATGAAACTTCCAGCCACAAAATCGTGTCAACTTTAAATGAAGAGAGGTGAATCTTTAACGAGAAATCAACATTTTTTACTCAGCTCTTAATTTCTTTCGCTCGAGATTCACTCAAGATAATAGTAAAGTTGTAGAGCCGTGGATTCATGCTAGTATTGTATAATGGGGTGCATATAAGCTATCTGCGATTAACAACAAAACgaagtaaaaaaaaaaaaaaaaaccctCACCAACCTCTACTAGTTCAACGTTCCACGCACTGAACAAAAATAATCAAGCGAAATAATCACAATTTCTTGCAGCGCTGACCACATACCCATCAGACTGAATTATTAGTGAGCCTGCATAGCTTGCTTGAGAATTAGAAAGTCAAACGAGACTAATGAGTGCCACTTTGTTTGAGGACCAGGGattcaaagcttcaaaCGGGGGCTTCCAAGAAGACACTTTATTAAAAAATGATGACTACACTGAAAAGTCTATGGAGGAGTCTATCAATATTCCAAGGTCTACACAAGAGTTGAATGATTTGCTTTCCCGCTATCAACAGCTTCTCCAGTTCTCGCATGACGCTAGGGAGAAACACCAGGCGTATGCAAAACTAGCAGAACTGCTGCAGCAGCATGATATTGATGATTTCGATGCCGCTAACTTTGCAGATCCTTACGAGAAGGACATCcttgcaattgagaaaTGCCTACAGCAAATAAGTGCCGAATGTGAAAGGATCTCcgacgaagaagataaGCTTCATAAAGAACTTATGCTGTCACTTAAAGGAGTTTCAAATGATGACCAAATAGATTTTGACTTGTTATCAAAGCAACTTGCAAGTCTTCACGTGCTTCTGAAGAATCTCGATTTACCTCAAGCACTTCAAACCGTTCTCGATGTGCAAGACGTTGAATCAGAAAACCGCGCTTTCGATACAGAAATGCTAGCTCAGGAAATCATTGAGCACTTTTTTAAAGTGTCACTGCTGGACGAACTTGAAACATTTCCTGATCGCATGAAATCTCTTGGTCTTATTCCAACACCATCTGATTCTCTGTCAGCTTCCATTGGTGCTTTCTCCCAAGAGAATTCTATTGGACACAAAGTGGCCTGCAGAATTCACGATTTAGAGAATCTACCAGTCAATTTAGGTACACTAGAAGCTCATACTTGCCAAAGCACCGAAGAAATCCAtgatgacttgaagatTCGCGCCTTGATTGAATTAAAGGCTCTTCTGTTGATGGCTATCCAGAAAAAATTTAAGAATGCCATTTTTAGGAAGATGTCATTAACTGCTCACTATGACTCTCCTGTTTTAAAAAATAATACACTTGTTTTGCAAGGAAGACGCGGATTCTATATCAGAGAAAAAATCGAACAACCGAATCCAGAACTATTGGCTCTGCAGCTAGAAACCACGTTCAAGTTGGAGGCCGATGCGAAGAGGCATAAACTTCAAGTCGACAAGATCAACCGAATTTTAGACAATACGAAGGTTGCTAATGAACTTAAGATAAACCgaatcaacaagaagttggttTTGGCAAGgttcatcaacaacttgcACAACACTactgaaaaagaagaatcaaaaaaaatggaaaaaacAGCAAAGCAACGTTTGCAAGCGTTGAAGGCAAACGATGAGGAGGCATACATCAAGCTATTAGACCAAACTAAGGACCATAGAATTACCCACTTATTGAAACAGACCAACAGCTTTTTGGACTCCCTCGCCAAGGCTGTCAAGGTTCAGCAGGCGGAACAGGATGAAGCAGATGTAGTTGCTGAAGATACTGTTGATGAGTTGCGTGAGAAAATTGATTACTATCAAGTTGCTCATCGCATAAAGGAGGATGTCAGGGTTCAACCTTCGATTTTAGTCGGCGGAACATTAAAGGAATATCAGATCAAGGGCTTGCAATGGATGGTTTCGTTgtacaacaacaaattAAATGGCATTCTTGCTGACGAAATGGGTTTAGGTAAAACCATTCAGTCTATCTCGCTTATTACGTATCTCATAGAAAAGAAGGGCGAAGATAAGTTTTTGGTCATCGTGCCATTATCTACAATAACCAACTGGGCACTAGAGTTTGAAAAGTGGGCACCTTCGGTCAAGGTTATCGTTTTTAAAGGATCTCCgcagcaaagaaaagagtTGCTGTTTGACATCAGAATGGGTAACTTTCAGGTCATCTTAACAACCTATGAATATATCATAAAAGAGAGGCCAATGTTATCACGATTCCACTATTCGCACATGATCATTGATGAGGGCCACAGAATGAAAAATGCTCAGTCAAAATTATCGCTCACTTTGAAACAGTACTACAGGACAAAAAATCGACTCATTCTTACAGGTACTCCATTGCAGAATAATCTTCCTGAGTTATGGGCATTGCTCAATTTCGTTCTACCCAAAATTTTCAACTCGGTCAAATCTTTTGACGAATGGTTTAACACCCCCTTTGCTAATACTGGGTCTCAGGAGAAGATCGAGCTcaccgaagaagagagttTATTGGTCATTCGCAGGTTGCACAAAGTATTAAGACCATTTttattgagaagattgaaaaaagatgttgaaaaagatttACCTGACAAAGTGGAAAAGGTATTGAAATGTAACTTGTCTGGCTTGCAACATATACTTTACCAACAGATGGTCAAGCATAACGCTCTATTCGTGGGATCCCAAACCACTGGAACCAACAATAAGTCTGGTATCAAAGGTTTGAATAATCAGGTCATGCAGTTGAGAAAAATTTGTAACCATCCCTTCGTATTCGAGGAGGTAGAAGATGTTTTGAACTCGTCTCGTCTTACAAATGATTTATTATGGAGAACGTCTGGTAAGTTCGAATTATTGGACAGAGTTTTACCAAAATTCAAAGCCAGTGGCCATAAGgtcttgattttcttccaGATGACTTCGGTGATGAATatttttgaagacttcTTACGTCTCAAAGATATGCGTTACTTGAGATTGGATGGTGCCACCAAAGCGGAAGACAGACAGGATATGTTGAAAGCATTCAATAAGCCTGACTCGGACTATTTCTGTTTTCTCTTGTCGACTAGGGCTGGTGGATTAGGTTTGAATTTGCAGAGTGCTGATACAGTGATTATTTTCGACACTGATTGGAACCCACACCAGGATTTGCAAGCCCAAGACCGAGCTCACAGAATTGGGCAGAAAAATGAAGTCCGTATTCTTCGTTTGATTTCAAATGACTCGATTGAGGAAttcattcttgaaagagcCCATCAAAAATTGGATATTGACGGTAAGGTTATTCAAGCAGGTAAGTTCGATAACAAGTCGACAGCTGAGGAGCAGGAAGAATTTTTGAGGCGTTTGCTCGATGCTGAGCAAGGTGACAAggagaatgaagagaatgatTCCTTAAATGACGACGAATTGAATGATGTTTTGGCCCgaagtgaagatgaaaaaatcTTGTTCACAAAGATGGACGCCGAAAGGATTGCCAGAGAGAAAATGGAGGCACGACTGGGTGGTTTTACCAATCGATTGATTACAAAGGAGGAGCTTCCTGAAGTGTTCAAAGAGGACATTTCACATCACTTCGATAAGGATACTAAGGAGTTATCTCGAATGcgtgaaaagaagaaggtaaAGTACGATGATGGTTTGACTGAGGAACAATGGCTCATGGCAATGGATGATGACAATGACACCGTTGAAGATGCCATACGTCGAAAGGAGGAGAAGCGAGCCCGCAGAAAGAGGAAAGCTTCTCGTGTGGGGCTGGAAGATGCCGAGGACATCAACGACTTTGAGGACGAGTCAGAGGGTGAAAGGAAGCGCCTGCGTCAGGATGGGTTGCCAAGCGAAGCACAGAATGGCGATGATGggctttcttcaaaatgttTATCTGTTCTTGACCACATTCAAAATATGGAATCTGAACGTGACGGACACGCAGTGGCAGAAATTTTCATGAAGCTACCTTCCAAAAAACTCTACGCTGATTATTACAAGGTGATAAAGAAACCAACTGCAATAAGCCAAATTCGAAAGCGTGTTTCGCAGGATAGATATGATACATTCGAGGCGTTTTTGGATGAACTCAAACTCATGTGTTCCAACGCAAAAGTTTATAATGAAGAAGGCTCTTGGGTGTACCAGGACGCGGAAGAGATAGAGTCTTTCATAGAAGGGCTCTAATTCTGAATAAGCATGCGTGTCCAAAATTATGTCTGAATTAGGACAGATGAATAAGTTACGAGGAATTTGTTTCTTGGCCAATCACGTATGTCAGAAATCCGGCTTACTACTTTCCTACATAGTGCGCGGGCTCACAATACACAGTCTATCACCTTTGTGGCATGGATCTTTAAGCAACGATTACCTGAAGCGATATCGGAAACAATCATGACCAAGATCTCCCATCTGTTAGGAAGTTAGTAAAATTTCTCATCTCTCATTTTATGACCTCTAAAAGCGTCAAGTACTCAAGACGCTCgttggcttctttttgcagaTTGTGGAGTACAGGGGTATCGCTGCAAGATCCGCCAGTATTGCATAGTCGTTTCTCCACGTCTGAAAACAGCATGAAGCCTAGTACCAAATTGTCTGACAAATTCCATAGCGCCACGAAGACGTTCTGTACCGTAAAGTCTATCGCGTCCACATGCTATAAAAACTAACGTTTCCCCTCAATTCTTTAGACAATTTGTTGTTTCTACAATACgtttccttttcttttagaACAATCCAGTTGATTAATTGTTcattaaaaaaaatggcAACCATCACAACTCGTACAATCTGGGGCTCGAGAAGTAAGTTGTTCACTGCTTTGGCAGGTGCTACTACAGTTGGTTTTGGTACTGCCGGCGCTCTCTATTTGTGGGAAAACAACACCAAAGGTAAATTAAACAAGAATTCCCCTAACCCAAGGAATAGCTTAAAATTCTTTGCAGCTGCCTCTCCTGCTCAATTGGCTAGCGTCTACAATGACAAAACTGAGAAGGATTTTCAGGAAGTTTACAATGCAATCGCTCAGAAGGTACAGGATGAGGATGACGCTGACGATGGAGCTGGAAGGTATGGTTTGTTGTGCCGTTTGGCGTGGCACAGCTCCGGCACTTACGataagaataaaaaaacGGGTGGCTCGTACAATGGCTCCATGATATATGCTCCAGAATCGTTGGATCCCGAAAATGCTGGTTTAGACGCGGGAAGAGACTTCCTTAATGAATTTCACTACGAGTTTCCATGGATTAGTAGAGGTGATTTATGGACATTAGGTGGTGTGGTAGCTATTCAAGAGGCTGGTGGCCCTAAGATCAAGTGGAGACCAGGAAGAGTCGATTGCTCTAAAGcagaaaaggagaaaatcCCAGAGAATGGTAATTTGCCTGACGCTTCACAGGAACTGGGTGCCTATGTTCGTAAGATCTTCGGCAGGTTGGGTTTCGACGACAGAGAGACCGTCGCATTGATAGGTGCTCACGCTTTGGGTAAGTGCCACACTTACAGATCGGGCTATGACGGTCCATGGGGCCCATCGCCTAATATGTTCACCAACGACTTTTTTGTGAgattgttgcaaaaatggcACATTCGTCAGTGGGATGGTAAGAGGCAATACCAGGATGATGAAACGAATTCTTTCATGATGTTACCTACAGACATGGTTTTGAAGGAGGACAACAAGTTCCTCAAGTATGTTAAGCTCTATGCTGCTGACCAGGACTTGTTCTTTGCGGATTTCTCAAAGGCCTTTACTAAGTTGCTCGAGAATGGTATTGAATTTGCCAAAGACACTCCTTACTACGAGTTCAAAACTTTGGAAGAGCAGGAGTAAGGATTGATTCAGTAATTCTATAGTCCAGCCACTCGGCCAAATTATGACAAGTCAATTGCGTCGATACATAGATATCGAGATAATAACCCTTGCATTCATCATGTAGATTAATCAAAATTGTGCAACCCGATCGGAATCATCTTACAGATACGGCGAGGCTGACTTGGGAGCCAGAAAGGTACAAAATGGCATGGTAATGTACGGTCGACATTACCTCAGTCATTAAAGCAATTTTATCTAAGTGAACGTGAGTGAGACCTCTGctacttctccttgttcttgaaaaaggaaaaatcTTTTATACAATTCCAGATACAAGAGAATACAACAGAGTGTAGATGGAACGAAGAAAACAAGAGATTTGTTGGCTACATTGCCTTCGGCAACCAAAAGTACGAAGAAATAAGAACCGCCTGATTCTACTATGACTGCTTGAATCTGCGAAGTCTACAACGAGCTAAATATTTCGAATTGGGCTGCGATATCACACACCACATCACTTGATGGACCCAAGGCTTCAGACACTGTGTGTGGCAGCATTTCACATAATCAAAGCTTGTGGATGCAAAATTAGCCTTTATAAAGAATACCTCTTCGTAAATGAAGCTGTGAATAATACCTTAaaattttttcttatcGTTTTAGCTTAACATTCacaatttgttgaagttaCAAAGAGGCTGGAAATACTTATTGGAGATTAGGTATAAAAAACCAGTCACATTTGCAGCCCTTAAAAGTGCGCTTATGCGTAAATCAAGTCACTGCGCTCGCACCAGTTCTACAGCGAGACTACTGCATACAAATGGAACGTACTAGCTagacatttttttctcccaTTTTTCATTCTACTCAGCTCTCTCTTTTGCATTCAACGATGAAGTTCATTCAGTCCGATCAGATCTTGGAAATTCCAGAGGGTGTTACCGTCAACATCAAAGCCAGAACCATCAAGGTCACCGGTCCAAGAGGTGAGTTGACCAAGGACTTGAAGCACATCGATGTTACTTTCCAGAAGTTGTCTGACAGAGCTATCAAGATCATCGTTCTCCACGGCGACAGAAAGCACGTTGCTGCTTTGAGAACTGTCAAGTCTTTGATTGCTAACTTGATCACTGGTGTCACCAAGGGCTACAAGTACAAGATGAGATATGTCTATGCCCATTTCCCTATCAACGTGAACTTTGTTGAGATTGACGGTCAGAAGTACGTGGAGATCAGAAACTTCTTGGGTGAAAAGAAGGTTAGACACGTGAAGATTTTTGATGGTGTTTCCATGGAGCAGTCCACAGCCCAGAAGGATGAGTTGATCATCACTGGTAACTCTTTGGAAGCTGTCTCCCAGAACGCTGCCGACATCAATCAGATCTGCAGAGTCAGAAACAAGGATATCCGTAAGTTCTTGGATGGTATCTACGTTTCTGAACGTGGTTTGATTGATGACAGCGCTTAATTGGTTCTCGGTTATTGTTAATACACTATCATCCAATTCTTTTAATTCAGGGAAATATCTATAGTTTGAAATACGGCTTTTGTGATTATCCCCTGGTCTCCTGTGAATGCGTTATCGAGCTCATTAATTAATAAAGAGCCACCAATGATTCACTGTAGGAATGAGACTCAGGGCTGTTGTGGTAAGCGATTCGAGGTTtcttttgatcttgtcTCTAGCAGTCTTCTGACAACGGCTTTGAGTTCGTAGGTATCGATATATTGCATATCGTTAACTGGTTGAGAACGGCAGGCGCCTTTTGAAATTTGTTAATTGATATGGAATAACCTCGGGTCTCACACGCCCTGACAGATTTTAGTTTACCATCACTTTTCATCCGCACCAAAAGTTGGGTCGAGTagttgaagctgttgctgACATGAAAGTCGCCTTTTTAGGACCGGAAGGTACCTATACCCATGAGGTATGATTCGAGATTTGTCCGAGCAAAGAGCATTATACTAACTAAAGGCGGTATTACAGCAGTTCGGCAACGAGCCTAATTTGACAATACTACCACAAAGCACCATTGGAGCCTGTTTTGACGTGTTAAATTCAAGAGACGTTGACTA
This region of Candidozyma auris chromosome 6, complete sequence genomic DNA includes:
- the PAM17 gene encoding Pam17p, with product MNTIRMPKCRVFVRTPSRSNSTSTHLQMNWVDFFKLRRQNKVLNTSASILTAGLSGFATLEYLGNVEIDLEKPIFGIDAVIVMGGLVLLGGAAGYLLGPFLGTAVFNLSRRSVLPQFKAKEELFLRRIKRYRVDPSSQSFSNPVPDYYGERIYSLKTYRQWLRDCNAYRRKAQEFI
- a CDS encoding RSC chromatin remodeling complex ATPase subunit STH1, yielding MSATLFEDQGFKASNGGFQEDTLLKNDDYTEKSMEESINIPRSTQELNDLLSRYQQLLQFSHDAREKHQAYAKLAESSQQHDIDDFDAANFADPYEKDILAIEKCLQQISAECERISDEEDKLHKELMSSLKGVSNDDQIDFDLLSKQLASLHVLSKNLDLPQALQTVLDVQDVESENRAFDTEMLAQEIIEHFFKVSSSDELETFPDRMKSLGLIPTPSDSSSASIGAFSQENSIGHKVACRIHDLENLPVNLGTLEAHTCQSTEEIHDDLKIRALIELKALSLMAIQKKFKNAIFRKMSLTAHYDSPVLKNNTLVLQGRRGFYIREKIEQPNPELLASQLETTFKLEADAKRHKLQVDKINRILDNTKVANELKINRINKKLVLARFINNLHNTTEKEESKKMEKTAKQRLQALKANDEEAYIKLLDQTKDHRITHLLKQTNSFLDSLAKAVKVQQAEQDEADVVAEDTVDELREKIDYYQVAHRIKEDVRVQPSILVGGTLKEYQIKGLQWMVSLYNNKLNGILADEMGLGKTIQSISLITYLIEKKGEDKFLVIVPLSTITNWALEFEKWAPSVKVIVFKGSPQQRKELSFDIRMGNFQVILTTYEYIIKERPMLSRFHYSHMIIDEGHRMKNAQSKLSLTLKQYYRTKNRLILTGTPLQNNLPELWALLNFVLPKIFNSVKSFDEWFNTPFANTGSQEKIELTEEESLLVIRRLHKVLRPFLLRRLKKDVEKDLPDKVEKVLKCNLSGLQHILYQQMVKHNALFVGSQTTGTNNKSGIKGLNNQVMQLRKICNHPFVFEEVEDVLNSSRLTNDLLWRTSGKFELLDRVLPKFKASGHKVLIFFQMTSVMNIFEDFLRLKDMRYLRLDGATKAEDRQDMLKAFNKPDSDYFCFLLSTRAGGLGLNLQSADTVIIFDTDWNPHQDLQAQDRAHRIGQKNEVRILRLISNDSIEEFILERAHQKLDIDGKVIQAGKFDNKSTAEEQEEFLRRLLDAEQGDKENEENDSLNDDELNDVLARSEDEKILFTKMDAERIAREKMEARSGGFTNRLITKEELPEVFKEDISHHFDKDTKELSRMREKKKVKYDDGLTEEQWLMAMDDDNDTVEDAIRRKEEKRARRKRKASRVGSEDAEDINDFEDESEGERKRSRQDGLPSEAQNGDDGLSSKCLSVLDHIQNMESERDGHAVAEIFMKLPSKKLYADYYKVIKKPTAISQIRKRVSQDRYDTFEAFLDELKLMCSNAKVYNEEGSWVYQDAEEIESFIEGL
- the CCP1 gene encoding cytochrome-c peroxidase, with amino-acid sequence MATITTRTIWGSRSKLFTALAGATTVGFGTAGALYLWENNTKGKLNKNSPNPRNSLKFFAAASPAQLASVYNDKTEKDFQEVYNAIAQKVQDEDDADDGAGRYGLLCRLAWHSSGTYDKNKKTGGSYNGSMIYAPESLDPENAGLDAGRDFLNEFHYEFPWISRGDLWTLGGVVAIQEAGGPKIKWRPGRVDCSKAEKEKIPENGNLPDASQESGAYVRKIFGRLGFDDRETVALIGAHALGKCHTYRSGYDGPWGPSPNMFTNDFFVRLLQKWHIRQWDGKRQYQDDETNSFMMLPTDMVLKEDNKFLKYVKLYAADQDLFFADFSKAFTKLLENGIEFAKDTPYYEFKTLEEQE
- the RPL9B gene encoding 60S ribosomal protein uL6; translated protein: MKFIQSDQILEIPEGVTVNIKARTIKVTGPRGELTKDLKHIDVTFQKLSDRAIKIIVLHGDRKHVAALRTVKSLIANLITGVTKGYKYKMRYVYAHFPINVNFVEIDGQKYVEIRNFLGEKKVRHVKIFDGVSMEQSTAQKDELIITGNSLEAVSQNAADINQICRVRNKDIRKFLDGIYVSERGLIDDSA